In a single window of the Tellurirhabdus bombi genome:
- a CDS encoding replication-associated recombination protein A produces the protein MSPTTTPLPERMRPRTLDDVIGQQNLIGPNGPLRRAIESNRIPSIILWGPPGVGKTTLAYLIAEAAKRPFHSLSAINAGVKDVREIINRPAGLFPPIVFIDEIHRFNKSQQDALLGAVERGNITLIGATTENPSFEINAALISRCQVYILESLGADELKQLVDKAIREDEYLKTKTIRVESYDALLRLSGGDARKLLNLLDIVVTSVYSDEITINDDVVTAVAQRNIARYDKSGEQHYDIISAFIKSMRGSDPNAALYWMARMIQAGEDPEFIARRMLILASEDIGNANPTALIMANNAMQAVKVLGYPECRIVLSQAVIYLATSPKSNASYVAIEEALALAEKTADLPVPLHLRNSPTKLMKQIGYGTNYQYAHDYPGNFTQQNFMPEDLKGKKLYDPGQNAREGEIRKQLQRWWNDWYEY, from the coding sequence ATGTCTCCTACCACCACACCCCTCCCCGAACGCATGCGCCCACGGACATTAGATGATGTCATTGGGCAACAAAACCTAATCGGACCGAATGGCCCTTTACGACGCGCCATCGAGTCGAACCGCATTCCATCCATTATCCTATGGGGACCACCAGGCGTTGGCAAAACCACCCTGGCTTACCTGATCGCGGAGGCAGCCAAGCGTCCGTTTCACAGCCTTAGTGCCATCAACGCGGGAGTAAAAGACGTGCGGGAAATCATCAACCGACCGGCGGGCCTGTTTCCGCCAATTGTGTTTATCGATGAGATTCACCGCTTTAACAAAAGCCAGCAGGATGCGTTATTGGGGGCCGTCGAACGGGGAAATATCACCTTGATTGGTGCTACGACCGAAAATCCATCTTTCGAGATCAACGCGGCGTTAATTTCCCGGTGTCAGGTTTACATTCTGGAATCGCTGGGTGCGGATGAATTAAAACAACTAGTCGATAAAGCCATTCGGGAAGATGAATACCTGAAAACCAAAACCATTCGTGTGGAGTCGTACGATGCGCTGCTGCGGCTCTCGGGCGGCGATGCGCGCAAGCTGCTCAATCTGCTCGACATTGTGGTTACCAGCGTATACAGCGACGAAATCACCATCAATGACGACGTGGTGACGGCGGTGGCCCAGCGCAACATTGCGCGGTATGACAAGTCTGGCGAGCAGCACTACGACATTATTTCCGCGTTTATCAAGTCCATGCGGGGCAGCGATCCGAATGCGGCGTTGTACTGGATGGCGCGCATGATCCAGGCGGGAGAAGACCCGGAGTTTATTGCCCGTCGTATGCTCATTCTGGCGTCCGAAGATATTGGAAATGCCAATCCAACGGCGCTGATCATGGCCAACAACGCCATGCAGGCGGTTAAGGTACTTGGCTACCCAGAATGCCGAATTGTGCTCTCCCAAGCAGTGATTTATTTAGCCACGTCCCCAAAAAGTAACGCTAGTTACGTGGCCATTGAAGAGGCCCTGGCCCTCGCCGAAAAAACCGCCGATCTGCCGGTTCCGCTGCATCTCCGCAATTCCCCGACCAAGCTCATGAAGCAAATCGGTTACGGGACGAACTACCAATATGCGCACGACTATCCGGGAAATTTTACCCAGCAAAACTTTATGCCGGAAGACCTAAAAGGGAAAAAGCTCTACGATCCCGGCCAAAATGCCCGGGAGGGCGAAATCCGCAAGCAGTTGCAGCGCTGGTGGAATGACTGGTATGAGTATTGA
- a CDS encoding RNA polymerase sigma factor: protein MPRYRTPSGMDEEQLWNQFRGGDEVAFARLYKEYVQVLYHYCSHFTADRALIKDCIHDLFVELWKHRQTIGQTTSVRFYLMASIKRKLVRHLNAEQKFCSQDDLMNSRELLPNATSSYEASLIADEEDGYMSSCVTKALDRLPRRQREAVYLRYYQNLSNEEISSLMQINIQSVYNLIFGALSNLKKHITPEKVILSLATLFTLNTIS, encoded by the coding sequence ATGCCTCGCTACCGTACACCGTCCGGAATGGACGAAGAACAGCTCTGGAATCAATTTCGGGGAGGAGATGAAGTAGCATTTGCCCGGTTGTATAAAGAGTATGTTCAGGTCTTGTACCATTATTGTTCCCATTTTACCGCCGACCGGGCACTGATTAAAGATTGCATTCACGATTTGTTTGTTGAGTTGTGGAAACACCGGCAGACCATCGGCCAAACCACCTCGGTTCGTTTTTACCTGATGGCTTCGATTAAACGGAAACTGGTTCGTCACCTAAATGCCGAGCAGAAATTCTGTAGCCAAGATGATCTGATGAATAGCCGGGAATTGCTTCCCAACGCTACTTCATCCTACGAAGCGAGCCTGATTGCCGATGAGGAAGATGGCTACATGAGCAGCTGCGTTACCAAAGCCCTGGATCGCCTGCCACGCCGCCAACGCGAAGCCGTTTATTTGCGTTATTACCAGAATTTGAGCAACGAAGAAATTTCGTCCCTGATGCAGATTAACATTCAGTCAGTCTACAACCTCATTTTCGGCGCGCTCAGCAATTTGAAAAAGCACATCACTCCCGAAAAAGTTATTTTATCGCTGGCAACACTATTTACGCTTAACACGATTTCCTAA
- the ade gene encoding adenine deaminase yields MLVSGNLINLFDRTIRFGHLTIEQGRIHQITETGPEQPGQPYLLPGFVDAHVHIESSMLTPAQFARLAVVHGTVATVSDPHEIGNVLGIKGVEYMIADGKRVPFKFCFGAPSCVPATTFETAGATISVQDVEQLLGMKEIGYLAEMMNFPGVLHQDADVMAKIALAKAFNKPVDGHAPGLRGDEAQRYMDAGIETDHECFTYEEGLDKVQRGMHILIREGSAAKNFDALIPLLADFPDKIMFCSDDKHPDNLIVGHINELVRRALANGQELFNVLRAACLNPVLHYRLPVGLLREGDPADFIVLNNLTDFDIQQTVINGETVAENGVSKLPDLRSEHVNQFNCTAKTPTDFAVPAENAGVIRVIEALDGQLITNLLQVEPRIENGLIVSDPARDVLKITVVNRYQDAPPAVAFIKNFGLQKGAIASSVAHDSHNIIAVGCDDESLCMAVNSIIAAKGGVGAVSADAEHILPLPIAGLMTDVDGYEVASRYTVIDQFVKNELKSTLASPFMTLSFMALLVIPYLKLSDKGLFDGGRFAFVPVINSAV; encoded by the coding sequence ATGCTCGTTTCTGGTAACCTAATCAACTTATTCGACCGCACCATCCGTTTTGGCCACTTAACGATTGAGCAGGGCCGCATTCACCAAATTACCGAAACTGGCCCCGAACAGCCGGGACAACCTTACCTCCTGCCGGGCTTTGTGGATGCTCACGTGCACATCGAAAGTTCCATGCTGACGCCCGCCCAGTTTGCCCGGCTGGCGGTGGTCCACGGTACGGTCGCTACCGTTTCTGACCCCCACGAGATTGGTAACGTGCTGGGCATAAAAGGCGTCGAATACATGATTGCCGACGGCAAACGCGTCCCATTCAAGTTCTGTTTTGGGGCTCCTTCCTGCGTTCCGGCCACAACTTTTGAAACCGCGGGGGCTACAATTAGCGTCCAGGATGTGGAGCAACTGTTGGGCATGAAAGAAATTGGCTATCTGGCCGAGATGATGAATTTTCCCGGCGTTCTGCATCAGGATGCGGACGTGATGGCGAAAATTGCACTGGCAAAAGCGTTCAACAAACCCGTAGACGGCCATGCTCCTGGCCTGCGCGGCGACGAAGCCCAGCGTTATATGGATGCGGGCATTGAAACGGATCACGAATGTTTTACTTACGAAGAAGGACTCGATAAGGTCCAGCGTGGCATGCACATTTTGATTCGGGAAGGAAGCGCCGCCAAAAACTTCGACGCGCTCATTCCGCTTCTCGCCGATTTCCCCGACAAGATTATGTTCTGCTCCGATGACAAACACCCGGACAACCTGATCGTTGGGCACATCAATGAGCTGGTGCGCCGGGCGTTAGCCAATGGCCAGGAGCTTTTCAACGTTTTGAGAGCTGCCTGCCTGAATCCGGTGCTGCACTACCGCCTGCCCGTTGGCCTTTTGCGGGAGGGCGATCCGGCGGATTTTATCGTCCTCAATAACCTAACCGACTTTGATATTCAACAAACCGTCATCAATGGCGAGACGGTTGCCGAAAACGGCGTGTCGAAGCTGCCCGACCTGCGGAGCGAGCACGTCAACCAATTCAACTGCACCGCTAAAACGCCAACTGATTTTGCGGTTCCTGCCGAAAATGCTGGGGTAATTCGCGTTATTGAAGCACTGGACGGACAGCTGATTACCAATCTGCTCCAGGTCGAGCCCCGGATAGAAAATGGGCTTATCGTTTCTGACCCAGCGCGCGATGTATTGAAAATTACGGTGGTCAATCGCTATCAGGACGCCCCGCCCGCCGTCGCTTTCATCAAAAACTTTGGTTTACAAAAGGGCGCCATTGCCTCATCGGTTGCGCACGACTCCCATAACATCATTGCGGTTGGCTGCGACGACGAGAGTTTATGCATGGCCGTTAACAGCATTATTGCGGCCAAGGGGGGCGTTGGTGCCGTTAGCGCCGATGCAGAACACATTTTGCCGCTTCCCATTGCGGGGTTGATGACCGATGTGGATGGATACGAGGTCGCTAGCCGGTACACCGTTATCGATCAATTTGTGAAAAACGAGTTGAAAAGCACGCTGGCCTCTCCCTTTATGACGCTTTCTTTCATGGCGTTACTGGTTATTCCTTATCTCAAATTAAGCGACAAAGGCCTCTTCGATGGCGGGCGCTTTGCGTTTGTTCCCGTCATTAATTCTGCCGTCTAG
- a CDS encoding UxaA family hydrolase, producing the protein MQHQVLKVHPADNVIVALRNFASGEQVDFEGETYELPIGVGVKHKFVTEDLQKGDAVTMYGVRVGRAMQPIRKGEPITTFNLKHDAEPYSIDKKQPYSWQPPDVTDWQNRTFLGYHRTDGQVGTANYWLVIPLVFCENRNILILKDAFERELGYSQPEIYRDQVREMLHLYQHGDMATVKKMQPFADPSIMNVFSKPVERPFKNIDGIKFLTHEMGCGGTRQDSEALCGLFAGFINNPNVAGVTVLSLGCQHTQASMLEPEIRKRNPKFNKPILVYEQQDGTEYAMLSTAVRETFLAIAEANKLERQPAPISKLTVGLKCGGSDGFSGLSANPVLGHLSDILVGVGGKTVLAEFPELCGVEQELINRTTSDEKAQKFITLMQDYSAKAEAVGSGFDMNPSPGNIRDGLITDAIKSAGAAKKGGMAPVADVLNYTEPAVAPGLSLLCTPGNDVEATTGMAGSGTNVILFTTGLGTPTGNPICPVVKVATNTALANRMPDVIDFDCGPIIEGTQTIEQNAEQLLEYVIKLASGEVQTKAQQLGQDDFIPWKRGVSL; encoded by the coding sequence ATGCAACATCAAGTATTGAAGGTGCACCCCGCCGATAACGTTATTGTCGCACTTCGGAATTTCGCTTCTGGGGAGCAGGTTGATTTCGAAGGAGAAACCTATGAGCTACCGATTGGGGTAGGTGTGAAGCATAAATTCGTTACCGAAGACTTACAGAAAGGCGACGCCGTGACCATGTACGGGGTTCGGGTTGGCCGGGCCATGCAGCCCATCCGAAAAGGCGAACCCATCACGACGTTTAATCTGAAACACGATGCCGAGCCTTACAGCATCGACAAAAAGCAACCCTATAGCTGGCAGCCCCCTGACGTAACGGACTGGCAAAACCGGACTTTTCTGGGCTACCACCGGACCGACGGGCAGGTAGGTACGGCCAACTACTGGCTGGTTATTCCGCTGGTTTTCTGCGAGAATCGCAATATCCTGATCCTGAAAGATGCTTTTGAACGCGAGCTAGGCTATTCACAACCAGAAATTTACCGGGATCAGGTGCGGGAGATGCTGCATTTGTACCAGCACGGCGATATGGCTACGGTCAAGAAAATGCAGCCTTTCGCGGACCCTTCGATCATGAATGTATTTTCGAAGCCAGTCGAGCGGCCCTTCAAAAATATCGATGGCATCAAGTTTCTGACGCACGAAATGGGCTGCGGTGGCACGCGGCAGGACTCGGAGGCATTGTGCGGTTTGTTCGCTGGATTTATCAATAATCCGAATGTCGCTGGCGTAACGGTGCTGAGCCTGGGTTGCCAGCACACGCAGGCGTCCATGCTGGAGCCGGAAATTCGGAAGCGCAACCCTAAATTTAACAAGCCCATTCTGGTATATGAACAGCAAGATGGAACCGAATACGCCATGCTTTCAACGGCGGTGCGGGAAACGTTTCTGGCCATCGCCGAAGCCAATAAACTGGAACGGCAGCCCGCGCCCATCAGCAAGTTAACGGTTGGACTGAAGTGCGGCGGCTCCGATGGATTTTCGGGTCTTTCGGCCAATCCGGTGCTGGGGCATCTGTCTGATATTCTGGTGGGTGTTGGTGGAAAAACCGTGCTAGCCGAATTTCCGGAGCTGTGCGGCGTCGAGCAGGAACTGATTAACCGAACCACATCAGACGAAAAAGCCCAGAAGTTCATCACGCTGATGCAGGATTATTCAGCGAAGGCCGAGGCCGTTGGGTCAGGTTTTGACATGAACCCATCCCCCGGAAACATTCGCGACGGATTGATCACCGATGCCATTAAATCGGCGGGGGCAGCCAAAAAAGGCGGAATGGCTCCCGTGGCCGACGTGCTGAATTATACGGAACCCGCCGTGGCTCCGGGCTTGAGTTTGCTGTGCACGCCGGGTAATGACGTCGAGGCCACAACCGGAATGGCCGGGTCTGGAACAAATGTCATTTTATTCACAACGGGTCTCGGAACGCCAACGGGTAACCCGATCTGTCCGGTGGTTAAAGTCGCGACGAACACGGCTCTGGCCAACCGCATGCCTGATGTGATCGATTTCGACTGCGGCCCCATCATTGAAGGCACGCAAACCATTGAGCAGAACGCAGAGCAACTGCTCGAGTACGTTATCAAACTAGCGAGTGGTGAGGTCCAGACCAAAGCCCAGCAGCTTGGGCAGGATGACTTTATCCCCTGGAAAAGAGGCGTTTCCCTGTAA
- a CDS encoding SDR family NAD(P)-dependent oxidoreductase: MFKLNGKTAIITGGASGIGLAISETFARAGATVHILELNAELAQMAADRLTAEGATVLVHGVDVSKQAQVIETINSITSQGRVHILVNNAGIAHVGTVETTTEADFDRVFNVNVKGAYNCLYATIPHMKASGGGVILNMASVASSVGISDRFAYSMSKGAVLTMTLSVAKDYLKHNIRCNCISPARVHTPFVDGFIAKNYPGQEEEMFSKLAASQPIGRMAKPEEIAALALYLCSDEAGFATGCDYPLDGGFIRLNN; the protein is encoded by the coding sequence ATGTTTAAACTTAACGGAAAAACCGCCATCATCACCGGTGGGGCCAGTGGTATTGGGCTGGCTATTTCAGAAACTTTCGCGCGGGCGGGGGCAACCGTCCATATTCTTGAACTCAACGCGGAACTGGCCCAGATGGCCGCCGACCGGCTGACTGCCGAGGGAGCCACAGTGCTGGTCCACGGGGTCGATGTGTCTAAACAGGCCCAGGTGATTGAAACGATTAACAGCATTACGTCGCAGGGGCGGGTACATATTTTGGTCAATAATGCCGGAATTGCCCACGTCGGGACGGTCGAGACAACCACCGAAGCCGATTTTGATCGGGTATTTAATGTAAATGTAAAGGGAGCGTATAATTGCCTTTACGCGACCATACCGCATATGAAAGCTAGCGGCGGTGGCGTTATTCTGAACATGGCGTCAGTAGCTTCCAGCGTTGGCATCTCGGATCGGTTTGCCTATTCCATGAGCAAAGGAGCCGTTCTGACCATGACGCTTTCAGTGGCCAAAGATTACCTGAAACATAACATTCGCTGCAACTGCATTTCGCCGGCGCGGGTGCATACGCCTTTCGTGGATGGTTTTATCGCCAAAAATTATCCAGGGCAAGAAGAAGAAATGTTTTCAAAGTTGGCTGCTTCTCAGCCGATTGGCCGCATGGCAAAACCCGAAGAAATTGCGGCGCTGGCCCTGTATCTCTGCTCCGACGAAGCAGGTTTTGCCACCGGTTGCGATTATCCGCTGGACGGAGGTTTTATTCGCTTAAATAATTGA